TCCTGGGCTCTACTAATctgtgttctccatctctataattttgtcatttccagaatgtcatataagtagaatcatactttatataatcttttaagatatttttcatGCAGCATAATTCCCTGGAGAGTTATCCTAGTTATTGCATATATCAATAGTTCACTGTTTTCATTGTTGAACAGTATTCCAAggtatgtatgtaccacagtttaacTATTGAAGGatatttgagttatttccagtttttggcctttacaaataatgttgctataatCACTCATGTGCAGGTTTTcatgtgaacataagttttcacttccctgggatgaatgcccAGGAGTACAATTACCAGACTGTATGGTAGTTGcacagttaccttttttttttttaaagaaacagccaagttgttttccataatgactgtatccttttacattctcaccagcaatgtataagtaATTCAGTTTCTCtgtatttggtgttgtcactcctttttattttaaccattctcaTATGTGTGTAAagatatatcattgtggttttaatttgcattttcctaatgggtAATGATGTTGGACaatatttcatgtgcttatttgccatctgtacatcCTCTAAAATGTTATGTCTTTTGCTTAGTTgggcttttttggttttgttttgtttttactgttgagcTTTGAGAATTCCTTATATGTTCTAGATAGTCTTTTGCCACATATGTGGTTTGCACATGTTCTCTCTCAGTCAGTGGCTTGCCTATTCATCCTCTTAATAGGgccttctgcagagcaaaagtttttcgtcttgatgaagtccagtttatcatttttttccttttatggatcatgtTTTGGGTgacaagtctaagaactctttgcctagccctagatcccaaagaagttcttctgttttcttttttcctaaaaattttagagttttatgttttactttaagTCCACAATCtacttcagttaatttttgtataaggtgtgaggttAGTTCAATGTTCATTATTTTGCCTATAGAtatccaattgctccagcacctCTGAAAAGACTATCATTTCTCCATTGCATTGCTTTTGTACCTCTGTCAACAAtcagttgggcatatttgtgtaggtctatttctggattttctattctgtcctATTAAACTATGTGTTTACCCTTCAGACAATACCTCACAGTCTTGATTACTCTGGCTATaaaataagtcttgaaattgAGTAAATTAAttcttcccactttattctttttcaaaatgctattttagttcctttgcctttctttataaattttagaagaatcttgtctatatctacaaaaaatatcttaaaatgatTTTATGGGGAATTGCATTAATTCTGtctttcagtttgggaagaacaGACAGCTTTATTCTgttaagtcttccagtccatgaatatggtatgtttctccatttatttagaactttcatttctttcatcagcattttgtagtttttggcaTAAAGTCCTGTACGTGTCTTGTCAGATTTATACCTAGgtgtttcattctatttttcaatgaatgTAAGTGGTATTGTACTTCTAATCTCAGTGTGTCCacatgttcattgctagtatatagaaatataatttatttttttatgtttatcttgTATTCTGTGACTTTGccgaattcacttattagttctaggaggtttttgttattttgttttgtgcatgtgtttgtgcatgtgtgtgtgtgacagagagagaggggatTTTGTAGATCCCTTGAAATTTTCTGTGTACACAattatgttatctgcaaataggtagtattttatttcttcctttctaatctgtatgacacttattttcttttatgacttATTTCACTGGTTAAAACTtacagcactatgttgaataagaacaGTGAGAGTGAACATCTTTGcattgttcctgatcttagggggaagcATTCAGTCTTTACCATTAAGTTTAAGGTAATCTGTAGGGTTTTTGTACATGTGCTTTATCAAATTGAGAAAGTTCTCCTCTATTCCTATATCTCTGAGAGTTTTGATCATAAAGAGTATgaaattttgtcatatgcttttttgtgtgttcatttatatgattatatgatttttcttttttagcctgttAATATGAATTACATTAACTGTTTTATGAATATCAAACCAGCCTTGCATCTATAGGATAAATCTTACTTATTCATGGCATAGaattctgtttatatattgctaaattctatttgctaatattttgctatgggtattttgtatctatattcatagGAAATACCGATTCATAgtcttttgttttgtcttatgcaatctttttctggttttgatatcaggataataccagcttcataaaataaaattaggaagtataccaatttaattttcttaatagttaTAGGGCTATTCAAATTGTTTACATAATATTGGGTGAGGTgagataatttgtattttatgagGAATTAGTTCATTTCACCTAAGTTGTCaaatttcttttgttgtctgaAGTATCTATAGTGATATTCTCTGTTTCATTCCTGATAATGGTAATTTGTGTctgctctattttttcttttttcagtcttactagaggtttgtcaattgtattgatcttttcaaataaccagttctttgttttgttgattttctgttttcaaattccttgatttctgctgttttctttattatttccttccttttccttactttgagtttgtttgtttatttatttctttatttatttattttagcttcttGAGGTGGGAGCTTACATTATTGACTTGAGACTTCTTTCTTTTGTAATGTATGTatttagtgttttatagttccctcttagcactgcttttactgtatttcacaaattttgctatgcagtattttcatttttattcaattcaatatattttttggtttcccttGAGATTTccctctttgacccatggatatttagaagtgtgttgctCAGTTTCCAATTGTTCAGAGATTTTCCTATTATCTTTCTGctgctgatttctagtttaattccattgtggttagaGAACACATTCAATATGATTTTCAGCCCTTTTAAATCTATTGAAGTTTGTTTTATGTCACAGGATATGGTTTATCTTGGTATATGTTCTGTgaacacttgaaaagaatgtgtatgctGTTCTTGTTGCATGGAGTGTTCCATAGATGTCAATTAGATCCTGTTGATTGatggtatttttagtttttctatatCCTTGATGAGTTTTTTGTCTACTTGCTCTATTAATTGATGAGAGAGAGCCTTGTGGTccccaactataattgtggacTTGTCTCTCTATCCTTTCAGTTATGTCAGTTTTGCTTAACATATTTTGCAACTGTGCTGTTTGGTGCCTACCCATTTACAATTGGTATGTTTTCTTGGTGGATAAATCTTTTCATTGTTATATaatgtttctttctgtctctgttaattttctttgctctgaagttgATTTTATCTGGTACTAAAAGAGCCACTActaatttcctttcatttgaaTGACATGTATTTTTCCacccttttactttcaatctgcTATACTgctatttgaagtgagtttcttgtagacagtgTATAATTGGGTCatatttttttatacatattctAGTCTGCCAATTTGTCacttaattggtatatttaggccatttatatttaatgtagttATTGCTACACGAGGGatgtctgccattttattttttgttttctgcttgtataatctgttttcttttccctgcctTCCTGTTGGTTACCTGAACACTTTTtggaattccattttgatttttttgtagtaCTTTTGAGTATATCTCTTTGTATGGCTTTTCAGTGGATGCCCTAGGTATTACATTATACTGGTATATACGTTAGCATCATCATTTTACCAGTTCAAATGAAGTGCAGAAACATTACTTCCCTTTATGTCTCTTTACTGTCCcccatttataatataattatcttAAATAATTCCTCTACATCCATTTAAAACCACATCAGCCAGTTATAGTTTTTGTTTCAACCAACAAATGTAACAGACtcaaaaagaggaggaaagcctactgtatttacaatatttttgcttaccatgttctttcttcttttctgatgttcCAAGGTGCTTTCTTTTGTCAATTCCTTTTAGTTTAGAACCTTCCTTTAGTCAGTCTCTTTGGGTAGATTTTCTGGCAACAAATTCTTAGTTTTCCATTAACTGAGAAAGTCTCAATTTCCCCTTTGTGTCTAAAGGATATTTTCGCTAGATAAAAAATCTTAAGTTGGCAGgtcttttctttcatcactttaaGAAATGTGCCATTTCCTTTTGTCCTCCATAGTTTCTGAAGTGAAATTTGCTGTCCAGTATATTTACATTGTGGTATCACAGGGAGGCATTCACATCCACATGGGCACTAGGTCACAAATTCCCCAAGTTTGAGGCTTTAGTTTCAACCAAATAAATGGTTACTCTACATTCTGTGAATTAGTAAATTTATCATGAAATATAATGCAGCATATGGTAAAGTCTTAACTGATATTTTTCAACTAAATTTCAAAGAAAACTAGTATTTTTCCCTATTCCATTAAAACCTGGAAAGGTATAATCAGTGagcaggaggaaaaaaggaaatatacaaagtAACTTTATTtgtatctgtttctttttaatccAGCATGGAGAAAGAACTTATGTCCTTGCCTCCATCCATCTCCATATCAGAAATGGAACCAAATGACACCttcaacaataacaacagcaacaggaACTGCATGATTGAAAACTTCAAGAGAGAATTTTACCCAATTGTATACCTGATAATATTTGTCTGGGGAGCCTTGGGAAATGGCATTTCCATTTATGTTTTCCTGCAGCCTTATAAGAAGTCTACATCTGTGAATGTTTTCATGCTAAACCTGGCCATTTCAGATCTCCTGTTCATAAGCACACTGCCCTTCAGGGCTGACTATTACCTCAGAGGTTCCAACTGGGTATTTGGGGACCTGGCCTGCAGAATTATGTCTTATTCTTTGTACGTCAATATGTACAGCAGCATTTATTTCCTGACTGTGCTGAGTGTTGTGCGTTTTCTGGCAACTGTTCACCCTTTCCGGTTTCTACATGTCACCAGCATCAGGAGTGCCTGGATCCTATGTGGGATCATGTGGATCTTTATTATGGCTTCCTCAATAATGCTTATGACCATAGGCACTGAGCAAAAGGGCAATGTCACATCATGCTTAGAGGTGAATCCCCATAAAATTGCTAAACTGAAGATCATGAACCACCTTGCCTTGGTGGTGGGCTTCCTGCTACCATTATGCACACTGAGCATATGTTACCTGCTGATCATTCGAGTCCTATTAAAGGTGAAGATCCCAGACTTGGGGCTGCGTGTTTCTTACAGGAAGCCACTGATCACTATCATTATTGCCTTGATCATCTTTCTCCTGTGTTTCCTGCCCTATCACACTCTGAGGACCCTCCATCTCATCACGTGGGAAGTGGGTACATGCAGAGACGGGCTGCATAAAGCCGTGGTCATCACGCTGGCCTTGGCAGCAGCCAATACCTGCCTCAACCCTTTGCTTTATTACTTTGCTGGGGAGAATTTTAAGGACAGACTAAGGGCTGCGCTCAGAAAAAGTCATCCACAGAATGCAAAGAGAAAGTACAGCTTTCCTGTTTCTGTGgagttaaaaaaaggaaacaagagtaTAAGGAATTATTAGGTGAGAACTGTTCTTGTGTCTTTGTGTCCACCTTCATTCCCTCATAGTCTCCAAATGCCTTTGTATTTACCCATTCCCAACAAATGTCAATTCCCAACATTTAATTAACATGGTTGTGTTAATAAGAcctacttcaaaaatttcatgaggTATATTTTCAGTGATTGAGTCTAAATGAGGTATATAGGAGGAAAATTCCTACTAGAGTCTTGTATGCTGAAATGTCAAATTGGAGGGAAACGCCAAGCACAGTGGATCCTACTTTTCATCAGATTCTGCACCAAATCTCTAACCCATCAGAAATTCTAAACTGTTAACTTTAAGTCAGCCCCAGCTTCCCCCGCTTCTCCAGCTCCCCTTCTCTCTTCAGTCTCATGAGATATAGGCAATTGACAAAGCTGCTGGAGGCCCCAGAGCAGACAAGAAGTGAATTCTAAGAATTCACAGGAAAGACTTTGTGCAGAGGAAAGCTGCCTTGTAACAAAGCAGAGTCAAGGTCCTAAACAAGGACAGTgagagaaaagggggaagaaagacTGAGGCAAGAGAGAGCTGGTGGTaagcagaaggaaggaggaatTTTATTTTGCACTGTTAGAAGGGCTCTAGCACACTGAAAGCAAGAATGTTTTCTTTGCCTCTCTCTTGCCAGGGGATTAGAAGGGACAGGAGTAGGAGGAGGACCTGGGGCATTGCCTTAGGGGATGGAGGAATTGTGTGTCGAATCAGGGAGAAAGGGGGTCATGAATGTGCATCCCGGTTTTACTTTGAGATTTGGGTTCAGACTGAGTTCACTGCAGTTCTCATTCCTGCCCTTTAATCCACTGGGATGGGAGCCAGAATGAGGAAGGTGGCCCTAAGGGTGCGGGTTGGGCACTCAGGGAGAGGGTGGGTGGAAGGCGAGCTGAGCTGCGTAGGTTGTCATACCTCTGAaattctaccaacattctgtCTGAACATGAGTGGAGCTGTGCTGCCTTCACTCACTTTGAGAGAATGTAGAAAAGCACTGGTGTGttaatccgttttgtgttgctataacagaatacctgaaactgggtagtttataaagaaaagaggtttatttggctcatgattctgggaccgCTGCATCTGGtacgagcctcaggctgcttctactcatggtggaaagtggcagggagccagtgggtacaagcagatcacatggcgagaggaagcaagagagagaggggggaggtgccagggtcctataaacaaacAGCTTTCGCACCCACCCCCCAtccacagggagagcattaatccattcatgagggatcctcccccatgactcaaacagcttccagcactgccacattggggatgagATTTCTACATTAGTTTGGGGAGGAACAACACGTCCAAATTCTATCAGCTGGATAGCGGGAAGAAAATTTTCTGTCCACTGAAACAAGGCTAAGGAAACTGCCAATTACTGCCACTGTGAGCACTCTACTGCCAGCAACTGAGTGCCCTCCCATGCTGGGCagactgtgccaggcactttacattCATTAATCCCATTTAACCCTCATGCTACAGCTCTgagtttctgttttacagatgaaggaattgaagctcagagaaattaaaacaattgtCCAatttcacacagctagtaagattttaaaaacctCTGTGCAGAAGTATTGGTGGGGTGCTCTCCCCACAGCTACCCTTGCAAAGCTTCAGGAAGATTGGTTGAAAGGCTGAATAAGAGCTCCTCTCCCCCACCAGACACCTACCCATCACTCTCACAAGAAAAACGAGGTTTTCTTTGGAGTTGTTGAACCCAAGCACAATAGAGAGTAGAAGGGAGGTCATGTTCTGAAGCTAGGGAGGGATTAAGTCAGTCTTCATACTCAATAAGAAGCCCAGTAACCTTCCCTTATTTAGCTACCAGAATGATGGCAGACTCACCCTATcaagacaggatcctggagggtCATCCCATAGAGAAACCGCCcaatgggggaaaaaaggctGACAGATACAGACATTTGGGAATCCTCCAACACAAAATCTGGTGTCTGCCCTACAATGCAAATAATCCCTTCCACTCACAGAGAGCATCTAATCAACCTGTTAGAGCCTCATTCTTAATTATAAACAACAGTCCATGACCACTACACATTGAGGAAAAGGTCCCTACATGaaagacacaaacaaataaatgagaggGTAGATAGAGACATTTTCGGTATGAAAGATCtcaacatttttattatccttGCACTTTTATCAGAAAGCTACTGGAGAAAGTGCTTCTCTGAAATAAGAGATTAAATATAGAGGAAAACAAAGCAGCTGAAAAACAAGGAATCCAGCAGGAGAAAGGTGAGGGGAACTACCAGGATGGTGGCAGGTAGCAGGCCTAGAACACCACTCAGAGAGGTCGGAGCAGGACTCCAGGGCTCTAGAAGGGATGTCtccaagaaaaatgagaaactgaTTGATTCACAAGCATTGACAgggatttgtatttctcttagaCAGTTTGGGATGAACTAGTGGTAAATACATAGACAATTCagcaaatgaaaagacaatgCAGTTATTAAATGctggaagaaaagaaactgtTGTGTAAGAGAGGATATAAAACCATAGTGCACCACATGAccatgaaggttaattctaggtatcagcttgattagattaaggaatactgagaaacctggtaaagctatctttttaggagggcttgtgagggtgtttctaggaGACATGAGCATGAGAGCCTGAGCAGACTGGTTGGGCAAAATCCGCCATCAATATGGGCACGAACctggagaaaaaaggtgaagctctctctctctatctcctggagctgggacacactgtgctctcctgttcatggacatcagagctcgagactcttcagatTTGGGGTTGCAGgtcttacaccaaggacaccattgaTTTCTGTGGTTCTGAGGCAcccggacttggactgagccacgctatcacacccagtttgcagacggcctctCGTGGGGCTCTTCAGCCTTCACATCACGTGAGCTAAgctcctaataaatcccttctcatatatttataaacatatcctatcagttctgtctctctggagagccctgactaataaCAATGACTCAGCTGTGGGAAGCTGTGAATAATATTTACATAGAGAATAATGTAAATAGAGGAATACTCTCATAAAAGTTTTTTcaggaaaggaggggagaggatCTGTGCGTGTGGTTAGGGAGAGGTACAAGAAACTCATGTTCCCGTCTTCCATCACAGAAAATGCATAATAACTAAGGCTGGAAAATGAATAGCTGTATAAGCGTGTTATTTAGGAAGAGAAGGTAAATACCAGAAGAAGCAGTGAAAAGAACGGACAGAGATCACATCTGGAGagaagttgggggtgggaggataaTGTGGggccttctctttttcttttgagaattgtttAATAGTCTAACTTGTGAATATATAttgctgaaataaaataaaaattaagttaaaataaaattttaaaatttaaactaattctgagttttaaaaaaaacaaagaagaaaagaaaggccaCCAGAAAATGGAAACTGAACACTGATGggagaaaggaaagcaggaaggatTAGACTCGGGTTTCAGCCATTGAGGGAAGTCCACCCAGACCTGCTGTGGGAGGGGAATTCTCTCTCAGGGTAAAGGGAATCGTTTCCTGGGGCCAGAGATGGTTTGATTTGTCACTTAGGATATATTTatttgcaagcaacagaaaacccAGCTCCAAGTGGCTTCCACAATAAAGGGGTTTCACCCTCTCATATAACTGAACtgcaaggggaagttggacttcAGGCCCTATTCAACCAGGGCTTCTGTGAGCCTTCCGTTCCAAGTGTTGGCTTTGCTGCCAGGCTGAGCCCCCTCATGGTCACAAGCTGACTGCAGGCAGCCTGAGGCTACATGCTTCTTTATTTGTTTCTAGAAGAAACAGGGTGTCTCCTACGCAAATAATCTAGCGAAAGTGCTGGGCTTCATTTCGATTGGATCAAAGCAGATCACACCCCCACATCTAAATGAAACTAAGAAGGGGACTACTCTGACTGAATGAGAATGATCAGAGTCCGCACTTGAAGTAGGGGCTGGGGTTCGACCCCCTAAAATATCAGCTGGAAGGGAGTGAAATGCATCTTGTGGAGGCCACATATTATGAGTGCaagtggggagaagggagagctGCGAGCCAGCCAGGCCCGTGCCAGGCGTGGCCCGTGCCAGGCGTGGCCTGTAGCTGAGCAGCGGGCCAGCACTTTCCAGGGATGGGAGGGAAGATGGGCTCCAGGAGGAAGGGCTAAAGCTGAATTATGAGTTCTTATT
Above is a genomic segment from Cynocephalus volans isolate mCynVol1 chromosome 7, mCynVol1.pri, whole genome shotgun sequence containing:
- the CYSLTR2 gene encoding cysteinyl leukotriene receptor 2, coding for MEKELMSLPPSISISEMEPNDTFNNNNSNRNCMIENFKREFYPIVYLIIFVWGALGNGISIYVFLQPYKKSTSVNVFMLNLAISDLLFISTLPFRADYYLRGSNWVFGDLACRIMSYSLYVNMYSSIYFLTVLSVVRFLATVHPFRFLHVTSIRSAWILCGIMWIFIMASSIMLMTIGTEQKGNVTSCLEVNPHKIAKLKIMNHLALVVGFLLPLCTLSICYLLIIRVLLKVKIPDLGLRVSYRKPLITIIIALIIFLLCFLPYHTLRTLHLITWEVGTCRDGLHKAVVITLALAAANTCLNPLLYYFAGENFKDRLRAALRKSHPQNAKRKYSFPVSVELKKGNKSIRNY